The genome window CACATTTTTGTGTACTTTTTTATGAATTGTATTAccagtaatataaatataaatgaataaataaataaatatttgttttaaaaagattTAGATAATATAAAGATGATTTATGTTTGTGTTAATATACTatcaaaatcaatatatcagttttataaaaattacaaatattaacttgtaatacattatttattaaattatatttcactttgtataattttggaattttatttgttaaatattgTGTTAGACTgttagttactccctccgtcccattggaTTGttgcacgctttttaaggcctcaataaaatatagttccatgatgtttttttttataaaaaaaattttgaataaaagtttgatgtctaaacttttattcagaaaaaaaataaatttaaaaaatattatattgctatattttataagagccctcaaaaatgcgtgcaaacagtgtacgttAACAATCCCACGGGACTGGGggagtaatttttttcaaatatattatcatatccattattatgttaaaatacataatattacTCCTTCCATCCTCTTTTACATATTTCTTTGAAAAGAATATGTATGTTAAGAAAAATTTAATTgagtatttgatttttttatctaCTCATTAAATTGATTTATGTGTAAAagatatttttggaaaaacatttaaaaaaattattttgaaaagagAAAATAGATAAGTATGTtgggataatatttttttaagaaaatacaaaaagaggacggagggagtatagaaGAAGCAATATTACAAATTGATTTTAACAGAATTTATGTAGTACCAACTTTTtaattgaacaaataagtaGAAAATGTACATGTACGCTAGAAATTCATGTTTATTGTATAACAATTTttgaatatgtatattataaaaattataataaagggAGGTgggttaaaataaataaatgtaactataatttatttttttgagaaaataataatatactccctccgtcctttttagttgtcattttgactttttgcacgtaatttaaaatgattaaaaaacataccTTCActcattatttttgatttttttatgaataaaaatataagctatacatttttattcagaaaaaaataaaataataagtgaAAGTATGCTTTTTAATCAACTTAAATTATGTGCAAATGAAACTGataaaaaaactgataaaagctaataaatttaatagaaaCTTCTTTTTTCCATCCAACTACTTTTATTTATCTAAACTAtgatttaacatataatatacaaattaaatattttttatatataatatttagtcattatttaaaatttattatttgacaactactaaattatatttatttattattatttgtaataatttaCCAACAACAAGAATCTTTTGACTGTCACGTAAGACGTTATATTAAAAGAATAAGTTAGCGGGCTAAATATCTAATAAATAATGATATGTGTTTAAAGAATAATAGAAAAACATGCACATAAATATATGGTTTTTGATGatacaatttttaatattatactagACACCATATTACTTTTTTTCTAAGATTATAAGTTGCTATGTACGGGAATATATGGACAGTGCAACATTTTAGCATGTTTAACTTTCTACTTCCCTGTTTGGACCAAATAGTTAGCGTTAATTTTTcagaattatgttttttttttaaatgtactcaaaatcttaattataagGATATTAATCACAAATGATCAATTTTAGTATACAATCAAATTATGtgtcaaaaaattaaacattaaatatAAACACATAAGGAGTAAATGTCATACAGCAGCATAGCTaagcatataaaaattataacacACAAGCAGGAGGAAGAAGAAAATGAACCTGAAAAGTATGAAGTACTCTCGAGAAGAAATGAACAAGATAagagatatattattttatgaatccACCTATTTATAAGTGGAGGGGAGGTGGGTGCTTGATTGAATGATTGATCAACTTTACACTTTTTTTACTAATATAATTGGCTTTTAAATGTAAATAGTAGGGCCTCTCTAGTTCTTGTGTAGAatgatgaatattttttttattattaatctaaTATTCCCAATTtcactcatttttatatattataaaaataaagatttatattttagagatttcTGATAACGCCTTAGAAATGATAATTTAAGAAACAAATCAAAAAAGGATTATTTCGTTTTCCTAGCAAGAAGTAACAACTAATACTAAATTCTCGAAACATTTATGTGGGGAAATAAAAAAGAGgaagatttaattttttttcctcatcttatattaaaattccttttagaatataataaaaaaagttataacatatttttcatTCTTTTCCTCTCGGTGTTAAAAAGCTTATGAATATAATCACTCtattttaaaacttaatatagtaaatttgatttaaattaaaaacgTAGCATAAAGGAAGGGAGCAAGGAACAAAGTAATATAGCACAGAACAAAGCAAAGTCGAGAAACAAAAAAAGGATAAGGAATTGTACGAAAGAATATTTGAGGATGAGTACATAAATTGGTTTTGTATATTCTTTGCTGACTGCCCAACTATTGGTATAATTTTATAGAGAAAAGAACaaagcaaaaagaaaaagatatagCAGAGTAtatgaaaagagaaaataaataaaataaaagtaaaagaaaacaaattaaTTGTAGAAATGTTAAACTACACCGCTGTCCGAAATCCGGACATACAGAGAGCATGGTCCCGCAATTTATTGttgtagaaaaaaaaaaaagggaaaggAAGCATTCGGTCCGATGATCGAACTGAaagaaccgaaaaccgaattaaaataagttatatgttaaaatattttatgaagtaATAGAAAAACGGTTAATATATAGGAGGGACGCAGACAATACATATCggattttctattatatttactAACTGCgatgttaaaattaatttattttttctgaaatacgatcttaaaattaattgttaattaaaatcagtgttctaaaaatccccgatttaaccgattaatccccgattaatccacTGCAAGGTCGGTCACcgcgatttttgaaatccgattaatccatatatatattttcttaatcgaagtatatgtgataaattattaaaattaaaatattatattactttaaatatgaataattatagagtttatgaatatagtaatataaatagctaatataataataactaaatattaaataatattttaatattaaaataaacctgattttaactccgattaatctttccgattaatccccgatttccgattaatccttgaattgGTAGCTCAATCGATTAGGTCTGATTctcgatttctgtaacactgactAAAATACATCTTTGGCAGATATGTTTTATTAGTTTCCAAAATTCCACTTTCGTACCATTTATCGATTATTAAAAATCTTGTTACATACTTTTTCCTGATTAAAAAAGTTACACAGCGTGAAGTGAATTGGCCGTTCAAATGTTATTTTAGTCCAACCATCGTAACCCTGCCCCCttagagatgcacaaaagatctgttcGGGCCAGATTCAGACCGGACcgaaaaaatccggatttttttgaaaccagaTCGGACCGGGCTTTTTTGAAAATTGGGCAGGGCCGGGCCGGGCTTTCCCAAAAATACTAGGCctggtttagttataaaaagccgggatttttcaaaaatccggattttatccggatttttttgaaaatactaagtctgttttaggccctcggaccgggccgggccagaccgggtttttttcggatcgggtttttcagatttttttccggatcggatcggatttcagatttcagattttttgaacatctctagCCCCCTGCCAAAACAAGGGTTGttagaaatattttatttatagccTCTTTTTTAATTAAAGTCAATAGACTCAATAATACCCAGAATGTAAATCATCCGAGTCGACTCAGTTCAGAATCGTCTGTTTGCAAGTCTAAGGTCTACATTTTAAACGGCTAGTCTTAAAATTAGATAAAACTTGATTTTTTTGTCGAAAAAAACTCTCCCTTGACCATGTCATCGTCGGATCCAACAATTTCTCAGCCACCAAAGGCATCTTCCGACGATGCAGCTAAATCTAAAGTTGATGAAGACAAGCAAACGCAAGTTGTTCACGACGATTCCACCAAGTCCATGTCTCAGGATCCTCCGCATTCCAGTGGAGTCATTCCAGATCCAAAACAAGATGACACTGATAAGAAAGAAGTGTCTGATAAAGATGTAGTCGATACTGCAGATCCGAAAGCTGATAAGAAGGAAGTGGCTGATGAAGGTGCTGACGAAGGAAAAGATCGAATTGACCAGGCTAAACTAGTTGAAGCTCCTCAGCAGTTGAAAGAAAGCATTCCAGCTACTCAGGAAAAAGATGATAAGCCGCCTCAGCAGTCCGACGAGAGCATTCCATCTCCTGGAAAGAAAGATGATAAGCCGCCTCAAGAGATAAATGAGAGCATTCCAGCTCCAGGAGAAAAAGATGATAAGCGGCCTCAAGAGACGAAAGAGAGCATTCCAGCTGATGATAAGCCGCCTCAAGAGACGAAGGAGAGCATTCCAGCACCCGGAGAAAAAGATGATAAGCCGCCTCAAGAGACGAAGGAGAGCATTCCAGATCCTGAAATAAAAGATGATAAGCCGCCTCAACAGACGAAAGAGAGCATTCCAGCTGATGATAAGCCGCCTCAAGAGACGAAGGAGAGCATTCCAGCTCCTGAAAAGAAAGATGATAAGCCGCCTCAAGAGACGAAAGAGAGCATTCCAGCTCCGGGAGAAAAAGACGATAAGCCGCCTCAGGATACGAAGGAGAGCACTCCAGCTTCTGAAAAAAAAGATGATACGCCGCCTCAACAGGCGGACCAGAGCATTCTACCTCCCGGAGAAAAAGATGATAAGCAAAAACAAGTGATTGACGGCGATATGAAAGATTCAACCTCTCAATTACCTCAACAATCTGACGACATCGCTCCTAACACAGCTCCGTTAGAAGGAGATAAGCAAACAGAACTTGATGAAGATGCTGATAAATCAGTTTCGCAGAAACAGGATGAAGAAATCACTCCGGATCCAGATCAGGAAACCGGTGACAATTCTGATGATTTCGCTGGTCAATCTGTGGATCCAGTTCCAACAATTCAGAATGCTACAGATGACAGTGATTCTGGACCAGTCGCAGATGATGCTCTAATAGTATTGGTTCGACGCGAACTAGAGTACATACGAGAGACTGCTAACAAGTTGAATGATTACGGAGACATCGTTGAACAGAGTCTAGTAGGTTCGggtgataaaattaaagagcTTGATATTAGCTTGATTGAAGCAGTTGAGGATAAAGATAGCGACGAGGTAGGTAAAGAAAAACGAATTAGAGATGTTCAGAAAGAGATTCGTATCTTCAAAAAGCATCTAAGGAAATTGAAGCTCATTATACCTCCAAAATTCAAAGTGAACAAGGATGATATACCGGAGCTGAAGAAGTACTTGAGCGAGTTAACGCAGAATGTGAAGCTGTATACCAGTGACAATAAGCAGATTTTGGGGAAACTGGACCTGTTCAAGGAGAAAATAAATCATGAGTACAGATCTGCGTTTAAAGATTTTCAGGCGCGGTATGAGAAGCTTGATTACAGAATGAAGTTGTGTTTGCTTTGTTTTTCTGCAATTCCGGAGCATGAGGTGATTAAAAAGAGGCTTATGGTGTACTGGTGGATTGGGGAAGGTTTTATATTCCCGGAGAAGTTGGAGAAGTCCGAGACACCAGGAGAAAAGAAACCAGATTTGGAGCAACTGGGAGCTAAAGTCTTTGATGATCTTTTAAAACAGCAATTCATATTTTCTGCTGATGGCAAGGATAGCCAGGAAGTTGATAATTGTAAAATGTTGCCTTTTGTGCGCTGGGCGGTTATATACATGGCGCAGAGAGctaagttttttgagtttgatcaCGATGGGAGCCCAATAGAAGACTATACTTCTTGTTTCAGGGCGTGTTTATCTGGCAACGGATTAGATACTCAGAAGGCTCCTGATCTTGAGAAACTTCATATGTTGTTAAATGTTAATGAAGCGATTCTTGAGTTAAAGCCCGAATGGCTGTTGAAAATGAGAAACATTAGTATACTTTGTTTGGGAAGGTGGCAGGCTGCATCAGAACATCATATTGAAGTTGAAGATACTAAATTCTTGCAAGCTTTGAAGAATATGATACATTTGAGGTATCTTagtcttcaagggatttcacgAATTACTGAGCTTCCTAATTCTGTTTCGTGTCTGACAAAGCTGACTATGCTTGATCTAAGGGCTTGTCACAATCTTGAGATTATTCCTCGTGATATTGGCTCACTCAGGATGCTCACATACTTGGACTTGTCGGAGTGCTACCTGCTAACACAGATGCCTCGAGGGTTATCAAAACTTGAGAATCTAGTAGTTCTGAAGGGGTTTTTAGTCGTGGAAGATCCAAAGAAGGATAAGATTTGTACTATTGAGGACTTGGCTAAATTAAAGAAACTCAGAAAACTAAGCATCTTCACTGGTGTGGAGGCCTTTCCTAGTTCAAAAGATCTAAGTGCTTTTCAAAAATTTGAAGTGCTCAATAAGCTTAAGATAGTCTGGGGAGGAAAGAAAGCAATCAAAGGCGAGTCTGGTCAAACAACAGCTGAAGGAGGTGCCACAACAGGGGTTTCTAGCGTAGAGACCAGCAAAGACATTGGGAGAAAACTAATCCCTGATGTGATGCCTAAAAGCAAGAGAAGTTCCAGAAAGAATGCATTGGGGGTATCAGACAGTTCAAACTCAGGCCTTCCTAAGCAACTGCAAAAGCTCGACCTTCAATGTTATCCTCTGGAATCAGCACCAGAATGGCTGAAGCCTAAGAAATTGGAGAACTTAAAGAAACTGTACATCAGAGGTGGGAAACTCCGCGATCTGAATCTTACAAATGACGACTGGGAGGTCGAGCCTTGGAATGTAGAGACTCTACGTCTCAAGTACTTGACAGGATTGGGAATGAATTGGACTGAACTGCTGGAACTGTTTCCTAAATTAATTTACTTGGAGAAAGTGAGATGCACAAAGCTCACCCTATTCCCTTGCAACGATAAAGGAGTCTGGATCAACAGGGCGGAACTTTCCAAGAAGGTATAAGCGCAAGCATTAGCCTCCTCAACCAGCATTGTTTTCTTATCCAAATCAAGTTATTTATTGAATGATGTAAATTGTTTCTTTATTATTATGTACTTGTGATATGTGAGCTGTGTGTTCTTGTGAATCATGCAATCGTTCTTCGCTTCCCTTCCCTTGTACTGTAGCTGATTCCTGCAGCAAGAGGGTGAGGGGAGCAGGAATGCAAGCATGAGCATGTGAGTATTTGAATTCCCATTTATTTGTAAATTGAAAAGAGGTTGGAAACACTAATAAATAATAGTTTGGATCCATGATTACCAAACTATCTGCTGAAATCGGAGCTTGACTAGTTATCATATGAACTTTGTCTTGTTGATTATGTTATTTGGACATAGTTGATTCCAGGGTTCTTTCTGTGTTCAATCTTATAGCTCACTCTATCACAAATACTGTTAAATTTGATCATCATCTTAGTGCTCTGTGACATCTAAGGTTAGGTCATGCATCTACCTCTGTATTACAAAAGATTTCATTTGTTACCTGTCATTTATCTACTGAGGATCTTAAATCTCGTCCCATCTGTTCTCTATCCAAACAAAGTAAGTTGTCATTTTTTATTAAGCAGTAGTCGtgcttaaaaaaaatgataactaagagcatctccagcgaAGTCCTAACATgttctttaaatatataataaaatatccaATTTTCACGGGATcactacattttattgaatagaaactccaacaacattcctCATTtatattccctattattattattataacattaTATTCAACCTGTAATAAGGAGAGAGAGAAAGGAGAGAAAGAGTGTGAAAAGAtagagaaatgaatattttattgtgcaaaatagtatgaggaatggttccacaatccttaaaaatgaggaatgaagttGGCCTCCtaactttttaagaaaatgctaggactctgctggagttGTGTTTTGTGTCATATTCCCTATTATAATAGCTTAGAGCAAGCTCAATGCAATTCCCTATTTTCAacccctaaaatattatataataatgattacctaaaatataggGGACCAAAAAGTTGTTTTGCTCCAATGATATTCCCTATATTGATCCcctatatttcaaattcacatatgcaattgaaatagagagagaaattaCAATGGTAAATGACagaaaaacaagaggatatATGAGCTGGTGATGACATGGAGAATATAGgggtttgctttttcatccctcaaataaggggttgaactttctctcacctaaaataAGTGAGGGATAAGGAGTTGCGTTGGAGTTGTGTTTTTTGTTCTCAATCCTCAAATATTGTGCATGTAGACTAAATATAAGTAAGGAGTgggtgcattggagttgctcttggGACACCATATAGCTAAGCTGCTGGAGATCctttaataatatgatatcCCTGTTTTCAATTATACTGAAAAAGTTAAGCAGTAACCAAAGCATATTCCAAGAAATTCACACATTCCATAGCTCACACAAGCACAACACAAAGTGCTAATAATACAAAGTTAATAAAAATACTTAAACTCAGTCTCTTAATCAAACACTCCAATCTTCACAAAATGTTTAACTCACATCACACACATTAACACAAACACACAGAGCAAAATCCATTAACCGGATGAGTAAAATAGCTTGCGCTGTATATACTGCAGCGGATTGAGGATGAGATCCCAGCCCGTCCCTTTGCACGAAACATATAGGAACATCTCCCGCTTATTTACTGCTTGCAATGGTCTCGCATTTTCATTCTGCATTAAGTTACAATCATACAAGTAAAGATTAAAGGCctgtaaattttaaaacatgAAGAACATGTGGGTACTTACACCATGAACAACATTAAGAAGGAGGTCAACTTGTCTTCTTGAAACAGTCCTTATCTGGAGCAGTCGATTCAAAGGTAAAGACACAAGTCAATTAGTTGGAGGATAAGATTCAATGATGACAATCAAAAAAGATAGAAAAGAACGAAAGATAGCTATATATAGTAAAGTAACTTGTACttgatttttgaaaacaatagcTGACTGTTTATATATGCCGAAATTCTTTTGGTCAGATGATATCTCTCTTGTTCTTTTTACGGGATGTCGAGAGTTCGAATAAACTAACCTTCCTCTGGACAGTCCAGATGACGCCTTCACTACAAGGCGGAGTAGTGAGCGAACCCGTGTATCTATAAAAACTCTCGTCATCATGGCACGTAGTATCACTGGGATTTATGATCCCCGGGAATGTTTCATTTACATTTGTCTCCACCATAGTCTTCAAGTATCTCCTCAACTGGATCCCAAAACATACAACTTTGTGTTTAGTTTATATATAAGATGCATTTAATTTACAAACCTGAGCTTCTGCTTAATGCGAACATATacgattaaatatatatgtacctTGAATAAAAATGGATCATTTCGGCCGATTTTGTAAAGCACACTGATCACAGCTATCTCGTTGGTGTCGCTGTTAACATGGACCGCATGTCGCTCCAACTCATATCtgttcataaatataataaattcggATATTACGCAGCAGAAACATGGCAGAGGAACATtgtttttttatacatataaaaaattataaaaattaatttagacccgataaaattgttataattaaatttatttttatatttatgtaatgAATTCGAACgatgttaatattaataaatcggAACCTCTTGCCCCGAATGGTGTGCTCGGAGGGTGCATGCCAGTGAACTTGTTGGAGTCGATATTCCACGCCATTGATCTCAATTGATCCTGCATCACCCTTCCATTCAAGCtgcaatttcaaatttcaacacCGAGTAATGTGTATGATTAGGGCAATGCATGCAGGTGATGTGTAAATTGATTAGAGATCTTAAGTAATTAATTTCGATAACTTACTGCTACATCATGCCCTCTATTTAGAAGAGTGGTAAAAGAAGGCTGGTATTCTGCATACACTACATCCGAATCTGAAACTAATTTAACCGTGACGTTCGTCAGATCAACCGGAGATTGCATTTTACCCTTCTTGCATAACGCCCACTCTGGTTTCAGATTCCCCCACTCGCTAGGTCCCCTCCCGCTGTCTTCATCATAGTCATATTCTCCGTGCCCGCTAGCATTGTAGCCTCGTGGATACGGTTCTGTTGGAAACGTGAGTTTAAGTTATTGGTAAACATTTATAAGtgtgaatattaaatttattatgttaACGTGAGGACTTACTGATGAATTCTTGAGCTTCATTGGTTGCTGCATGCAAACTTACGATGAGCATAATATGCCCCAGGACGACCAAAATGGACTTCATTTTTGCAGCAACAAGCAAGCTAGTAATCGTTCGTCTCCGGACTATATGGACTATAATGTCTAGTTCAGAGGGTATATATAGAGCTGCGTAAACGGTAAAGCTAGCTAGGTTATGCTCGAATActtttgaatattatatataccgaaatcttatgtttttttaaaaagaaattaccAGAAAAAATGTGACCAGTACTCTGGTAAGTTAATTATATTGTTGGAATATTATAAACCTTTTAATCTAAAAGTTATCGAATTAAAACCCGATCGAGGTTAGATTTGAAATTGCATCAATTTCTTATTTTCAATTTGTCTcgttaagaaaaaaaaatgttgttctTATTCTTAT of Daucus carota subsp. sativus chromosome 3, DH1 v3.0, whole genome shotgun sequence contains these proteins:
- the LOC108214630 gene encoding uncharacterized protein LOC108214630 — translated: MSSSDPTISQPPKASSDDAAKSKVDEDKQTQVVHDDSTKSMSQDPPHSSGVIPDPKQDDTDKKEVSDKDVVDTADPKADKKEVADEGADEGKDRIDQAKLVEAPQQLKESIPATQEKDDKPPQQSDESIPSPGKKDDKPPQEINESIPAPGEKDDKRPQETKESIPADDKPPQETKESIPAPGEKDDKPPQETKESIPDPEIKDDKPPQQTKESIPADDKPPQETKESIPAPEKKDDKPPQETKESIPAPGEKDDKPPQDTKESTPASEKKDDTPPQQADQSILPPGEKDDKQKQVIDGDMKDSTSQLPQQSDDIAPNTAPLEGDKQTELDEDADKSVSQKQDEEITPDPDQETGDNSDDFAGQSVDPVPTIQNATDDSDSGPVADDALIVLVRRELEYIRETANKLNDYGDIVEQSLVGSGDKIKELDISLIEAVEDKDSDEVGKEKRIRDVQKEIRIFKKHLRKLKLIIPPKFKVNKDDIPELKKYLSELTQNVKLYTSDNKQILGKLDLFKEKINHEYRSAFKDFQARYEKLDYRMKLCLLCFSAIPEHEVIKKRLMVYWWIGEGFIFPEKLEKSETPGEKKPDLEQLGAKVFDDLLKQQFIFSADGKDSQEVDNCKMLPFVRWAVIYMAQRAKFFEFDHDGSPIEDYTSCFRACLSGNGLDTQKAPDLEKLHMLLNVNEAILELKPEWLLKMRNISILCLGRWQAASEHHIEVEDTKFLQALKNMIHLRYLSLQGISRITELPNSVSCLTKLTMLDLRACHNLEIIPRDIGSLRMLTYLDLSECYLLTQMPRGLSKLENLVVLKGFLVVEDPKKDKICTIEDLAKLKKLRKLSIFTGVEAFPSSKDLSAFQKFEVLNKLKIVWGGKKAIKGESGQTTAEGGATTGVSSVETSKDIGRKLIPDVMPKSKRSSRKNALGVSDSSNSGLPKQLQKLDLQCYPLESAPEWLKPKKLENLKKLYIRGGKLRDLNLTNDDWEVEPWNVETLRLKYLTGLGMNWTELLELFPKLIYLEKVRCTKLTLFPCNDKGVWINRAELSKKV
- the LOC108213544 gene encoding alpha carbonic anhydrase 7 — translated: MKSILVVLGHIMLIVSLHAATNEAQEFIKPYPRGYNASGHGEYDYDEDSGRGPSEWGNLKPEWALCKKGKMQSPVDLTNVTVKLVSDSDVVYAEYQPSFTTLLNRGHDVALEWKGDAGSIEINGVEYRLQQVHWHAPSEHTIRGKRYELERHAVHVNSDTNEIAVISVLYKIGRNDPFLFKLRRYLKTMVETNVNETFPGIINPSDTTCHDDESFYRYTGSLTTPPCSEGVIWTVQRKIRTVSRRQVDLLLNVVHGNENARPLQAVNKREMFLYVSCKGTGWDLILNPLQYIQRKLFYSSG